GCACCCGAGCGGGCCCTGATCCACCTGAGCGACACGCACCTGCGCGCTGGAGGCGTTCGGCTCTTCGAGAGCGTCGATGCCTCTGCCCGACTCGAGCGCACCCTCGCCGTCATCGAGTCATCCGGCATCCGTCCGGACGGGATCGTCATCACGGGTGACCTCGCCGACCTCGGGGAGCCGGGCGCCTATGCGCAGCTCCGCGCCCTCGTCGAGCCTTTCGCCGCACACCTCGGCACCCGCGTGTTCTGGGTCATGGGCAACCACGACGATCGTCCCGCCTTCCGTGCGGGGCTCTACGACGACGTGTCAGCGGACATGCGACCCGTCGACCGCGTCGACGAGCTCGACGGCCTTCGCCTCGTGACGCTCGACACGAGCGTCCCCGGTGCGCACCACGGAGAGCTGGACGACGCGCAACTGGAGTGGCTCGCCGAGATCCTCGCCGTCCCGGCGCCGCTCGGAACCATCCTCGCGATGCACCACCCTCCGGTGCCGAGCGTCCTTCCCCTCGCCTCGAGCGTCGAGCTGCGCGACCAGCGCCGCCTCGCGCCCATCCTCCGCGGGAGCGACGTGCGGGCCATCATCGCGGGGCACCTGCACTACTCGACGTTCGCGTCGTTCGCGGGGATCCCCGTCTCGGTCGCGTCGTCGACGTGCTACGCACAGGACCTCACGGTCCCCACGGGCGGGACGCGTCCTCAAGACGGGG
This genomic stretch from Microbacterium sp. SLBN-146 harbors:
- a CDS encoding phosphodiesterase — protein: MRTAEHPAPERALIHLSDTHLRAGGVRLFESVDASARLERTLAVIESSGIRPDGIVITGDLADLGEPGAYAQLRALVEPFAAHLGTRVFWVMGNHDDRPAFRAGLYDDVSADMRPVDRVDELDGLRLVTLDTSVPGAHHGELDDAQLEWLAEILAVPAPLGTILAMHHPPVPSVLPLASSVELRDQRRLAPILRGSDVRAIIAGHLHYSTFASFAGIPVSVASSTCYAQDLTVPTGGTRPQDGAQSFNLVHLYADTVVHSVVPVDAPRVLEYIDPEEAQRRLRLAGIAPVIDARQDARIAPIAAMH